The Vanessa cardui chromosome 9, ilVanCard2.1, whole genome shotgun sequence genome has a window encoding:
- the LOC124532501 gene encoding dynactin subunit 6, whose translation MSQNIKILPGATVCEDCTLEGDITIGGGTVIHPRVTIIADGGPIIIAEYCIIEEYSTIIHKKSDKQENPPKPLFIGAHNVFEVGCRLESAFGHIGESNVFECRSFVGVNVKIGSGCVIGAACNLTVTQTLADNTVIWGSEHHNREALEKQPSQLLQLDFLSKVMPNYHRLRKPNVHKRLPSRQSQEISK comes from the exons ATGTCGCAAAA tattaaaattttacctgGTGCAACTGTGTGTGAGGATTGTACATTAGAAGGGGATATAACAATTGGTGGAGGGACAGTCATCCACCCAAGAGTTACTATCATTGCTGATGGTGGCCCAATTATTATAGCTGAATATTGCATTATAGAAGAATATTCTAcaattatacataa GAAAAGTGACAAACAAGAGAATCCACCAAAACCACTGTTCATAGGTGCACATAATGTTTTTGAAGTTGGATGTCGATTGGAATCTGCATTTGGCCATATTGGAGAGAGCAATGTGTTTGAATGCAGATCATTTGTCGGTGTTAATGTAAAAATTGGTAGTGGATGTGTTATTG GTGCAGCATGTAATTTAACAGTAACACAGACATTAGCAGATAATACCGTTATATGGGGGTCAGAACATCATAACAGAGAAGCTCTAGAAAAGCAACCTTCCCAGCTATTACAATTGGACTTCCTCAGCAAGGTCATGCCAAATTATCACAGGCTAAGGAAACCAAATGTACATAAACGTTTGCCTTCCAGACAATCACaagaaatttcaaaataa